The Sagittula sp. P11 genome window below encodes:
- a CDS encoding MBL fold metallo-hydrolase produces the protein MMDGSPGHIRFPFDTPPAAGEAIEVAEGVLWMRLPLPMKLDHVNVYALDDGASWTIVDTGMNSSKTRGIWESLLAGPLAGKPVSRVLVTHHHPDHIGLAGWFQEQGAELLTSRTAWLLARMLQLDPNDSPPPEVVAYWRAAGMSDEIIASRMDEPPYMFRRTVWPLPFGVQRLKQGDTLRAGGRDWAVHTGGGHAPEHVTLWETDGSLVIAGDQILPSISPNLGVYATEPEADPVADWLDACERLSVLAREDHLVLGGHKLPFQGLPARMGQLISNHHGALERLEDFLSEPATAAGCFQPLFMRRIGAGEYGLALVEAMAHCLHLWHTGRATREVTEDGRWLFQRVLPS, from the coding sequence ATGATGGACGGCAGCCCTGGACACATCCGTTTCCCCTTCGACACCCCGCCCGCCGCGGGCGAGGCCATCGAGGTGGCCGAGGGCGTGCTGTGGATGCGTCTGCCGCTGCCGATGAAGCTGGACCACGTCAACGTCTACGCACTGGACGACGGCGCGTCGTGGACGATCGTCGACACCGGCATGAACTCCTCGAAGACGCGCGGCATCTGGGAGAGCCTGCTGGCCGGGCCCCTGGCGGGGAAGCCTGTGAGCCGGGTGCTGGTCACCCACCACCATCCCGACCACATCGGGCTGGCCGGGTGGTTCCAGGAGCAGGGGGCAGAGCTTCTGACCTCGCGCACCGCATGGCTGCTGGCCCGGATGCTGCAACTCGACCCCAACGACTCGCCGCCGCCCGAGGTGGTGGCCTACTGGCGCGCCGCGGGGATGAGCGACGAGATCATCGCGTCCCGCATGGACGAGCCGCCTTACATGTTCCGCCGCACCGTCTGGCCGCTGCCCTTCGGGGTCCAGCGGCTGAAACAGGGCGACACGCTGCGCGCGGGCGGGCGGGACTGGGCGGTCCATACCGGCGGCGGTCATGCGCCGGAGCATGTCACTCTCTGGGAAACGGACGGATCTCTGGTCATCGCCGGGGACCAGATCCTGCCGTCGATCTCGCCCAACCTCGGGGTCTACGCCACAGAGCCCGAGGCGGATCCGGTGGCCGACTGGCTCGACGCCTGCGAACGCCTGTCGGTGCTTGCGCGCGAGGATCACCTTGTCCTCGGCGGGCACAAGCTGCCGTTTCAAGGTCTGCCGGCGCGGATGGGGCAACTGATCTCGAACCATCACGGGGCGCTGGAAAGACTGGAGGATTTCCTGTCGGAGCCCGCCACCGCCGCGGGCTGTTTCCAGCCACTCTTCATGCGCCGGATCGGTGCGGGCGAATACGGGCTGGCGCTGGTGGAGGCGATGGCGCATTGCCTGCACCTCTGGCACACCGGGCGCGCCACGCGCGAGGTGACAGAGGACGGGCGCTGGCTGTTCCAGCGAGTCTTGCCGAGCTGA
- a CDS encoding aa3-type cytochrome c oxidase subunit IV, translating into MAEHKHGSMDITTQEETFNGFVKFTVRTLYVILAIVIFLAIFRT; encoded by the coding sequence ATGGCAGAGCACAAGCACGGCAGCATGGACATCACCACGCAGGAAGAAACCTTCAACGGCTTCGTGAAGTTCACCGTCCGCACGCTGTACGTGATCCTCGCGATCGTGATCTTCCTCGCGATCTTCCGGACCTGA
- a CDS encoding AzlD domain-containing protein, producing MTAGEIDRTTLWIVIVLLGLGSFGLRFVFLGLIGDRELPEWLLRHLRYTAVAVIPALVAPLVVWPAATGGQTDPLRLTAAVLALLVGGWTRNLYAALFTGAAVMVGGSYLPGLV from the coding sequence ATGACCGCCGGAGAGATCGACCGCACCACGCTCTGGATCGTGATCGTGCTGCTTGGCCTCGGGTCGTTCGGGCTGCGATTCGTGTTCCTGGGACTGATCGGGGATCGCGAGCTGCCGGAATGGCTGCTGCGGCACCTGCGCTACACCGCCGTGGCGGTGATCCCCGCGCTTGTCGCCCCGCTGGTCGTCTGGCCCGCCGCGACGGGAGGCCAGACGGATCCTCTCAGGCTGACCGCCGCGGTGCTGGCGCTGCTGGTCGGGGGATGGACGCGCAACCTGTATGCTGCGCTGTTTACCGGGGCCGCCGTGATGGTCGGCGGCTCCTACCTGCCCGGGCTGGTCTGA
- a CDS encoding AzlC family ABC transporter permease — MADAPPMSSFWRGFRDGLPFLFVVGPFGMLFGVLATEAGLNVFETLSFSVVVIAGAAQFTALQLMTENAPTVVVLASALAVNLRMAMYSASITPHLGALPLGKRIVAAYFLVDQTYTAAAIEYEKRPDQTLAQKFAYFMGVAMPICPPWYAFTLLGAWIGAAVPPELGLDFALPIAFIAMLGPAMRTGAHRIAALVGGTGALLFAFMPWNLGLICGAVLGMMAGAEVERRQSLRVREETTEDAMTTGETR; from the coding sequence ATGGCTGACGCCCCCCCGATGTCAAGCTTCTGGCGCGGATTCCGCGACGGACTGCCGTTCCTGTTCGTGGTCGGCCCCTTCGGCATGCTGTTCGGCGTTCTGGCGACGGAGGCCGGGCTGAACGTCTTCGAAACGCTCAGCTTTTCGGTCGTGGTCATCGCCGGGGCCGCACAGTTCACCGCGCTGCAACTGATGACGGAGAACGCGCCGACAGTGGTGGTGCTGGCCTCTGCGCTGGCGGTGAACCTGCGGATGGCGATGTACTCCGCCTCCATCACGCCGCACCTCGGCGCGCTGCCGCTGGGCAAGCGGATCGTGGCGGCCTATTTTCTTGTGGACCAGACCTACACCGCGGCGGCAATCGAATACGAGAAGCGCCCGGATCAGACCCTGGCCCAGAAGTTCGCGTATTTCATGGGGGTGGCCATGCCGATCTGCCCGCCCTGGTACGCATTCACCCTTCTGGGCGCATGGATCGGCGCGGCGGTGCCGCCGGAACTGGGACTGGATTTTGCGCTTCCCATCGCCTTCATCGCCATGCTTGGCCCGGCCATGCGCACCGGGGCGCACCGCATCGCGGCGCTGGTCGGCGGAACCGGGGCGCTGCTCTTTGCCTTCATGCCCTGGAATCTGGGCCTGATCTGCGGGGCCGTGCTGGGCATGATGGCCGGGGCGGAGGTCGAGCGCCGCCAGTCCCTGCGCGTGCGGGAGGAAACGACCGAAGACGCGATGACCACGGGAGAGACGCGATGA
- a CDS encoding formate dehydrogenase accessory sulfurtransferase FdhD: MQSDDGEYLIAPNPGDARLTRAVTGVDHTGQPVEARVVEERPLTIYLNGQEIVTAMTIGDYPEYLALGFLRNQGMLGTEETVTRVDYDEELEVVVVRTASQTTYEEKVKKKTRTSGCAVGTVFGDMMEGLQGLTLPAAEVRTSWLYALSKKINTTPSLYLESGAIHGTVLCRQDRPLVYMEDVGRHNAVDKIAGWMLSERVSGADKILYTTGRLTSEMVIKCALMGIPVLASRSGFTAWGVEIARETGLTCIGRLRGRRFLCLSGEERLTRDADPDSIDDEDRKHRRKSAGA; this comes from the coding sequence ATGCAATCCGATGACGGCGAATACCTGATTGCCCCGAACCCGGGCGACGCGCGGCTGACACGCGCCGTCACTGGCGTCGACCACACCGGCCAGCCGGTCGAGGCGCGCGTGGTCGAGGAGCGACCCCTGACGATCTACCTCAACGGGCAGGAGATCGTCACGGCCATGACCATTGGCGATTACCCGGAATACCTGGCGCTGGGGTTCCTGCGCAATCAGGGCATGCTGGGGACCGAAGAGACGGTCACACGTGTCGATTACGACGAGGAGCTTGAGGTCGTGGTGGTGCGCACCGCCTCCCAGACGACCTACGAGGAGAAGGTGAAGAAGAAGACCCGGACCTCCGGCTGCGCCGTGGGCACCGTCTTCGGCGACATGATGGAGGGGCTGCAGGGGCTGACCCTGCCCGCGGCCGAGGTCCGGACCTCGTGGCTCTATGCGCTGTCCAAGAAGATCAATACCACGCCGTCGCTGTACCTCGAATCCGGCGCGATCCATGGCACGGTGCTGTGCCGGCAGGACCGCCCGCTGGTCTACATGGAGGATGTCGGGCGCCACAATGCGGTCGACAAGATCGCAGGCTGGATGCTGTCCGAGCGCGTCTCCGGCGCGGACAAGATCCTTTACACCACGGGGCGGTTGACCTCTGAAATGGTCATCAAGTGCGCGCTGATGGGCATACCCGTGCTGGCCTCGCGCTCCGGCTTCACCGCTTGGGGCGTGGAGATCGCGCGGGAGACCGGCCTCACCTGCATCGGACGGCTGCGCGGGCGGCGGTTCCTGTGCCTGTCCGGCGAAGAGCGGCTGACACGGGACGCCGACCCGGACAGCATAGACGACGAGGACCGCAAGCACCGCCGCAAGAGCGCAGGGGCCTGA
- the mobA gene encoding molybdenum cofactor guanylyltransferase MobA: MKAPVGVILAGGQATRMGGGDKGLLTLGDRTLLAHVVERIAPQVADLCLNANGDAVRFGAYGLPVVADSLPGFPGPLAGVLAGLDWAAVQGADTLVSVAADTPFLPCDLVPRLLLTAEGQDHPLVLAATEGDTETRSAKGRLIRHPTFGLWPVALRDDLRAALEGGLKKVVLWTERHGGREAVFPDERAFFNVNTPEDLAQAEAML; encoded by the coding sequence ATGAAGGCACCTGTGGGGGTGATCCTGGCGGGCGGTCAGGCGACGCGGATGGGCGGCGGCGACAAGGGTTTGCTGACGCTTGGCGACCGGACGCTTCTGGCCCATGTGGTCGAACGGATCGCGCCGCAGGTGGCGGACCTGTGCCTCAACGCCAATGGCGATGCCGTCCGTTTCGGCGCCTATGGCCTGCCGGTCGTCGCCGACAGTCTGCCGGGTTTCCCGGGGCCGCTCGCCGGTGTGCTGGCCGGGCTCGACTGGGCCGCCGTGCAGGGGGCCGACACGCTTGTCAGCGTCGCGGCCGACACGCCGTTCCTGCCCTGCGACCTTGTCCCGCGCCTGTTGCTGACCGCCGAGGGGCAGGACCACCCGCTGGTTCTGGCCGCGACCGAGGGCGATACGGAGACGCGTTCGGCCAAGGGGCGGCTGATCCGTCACCCCACATTCGGCCTCTGGCCCGTCGCGCTGCGCGACGATCTGCGTGCCGCGCTTGAGGGCGGGCTGAAGAAGGTCGTGCTCTGGACCGAAAGGCACGGCGGACGCGAAGCCGTCTTCCCGGACGAACGTGCCTTCTTCAATGTGAACACGCCCGAAGACCTGGCGCAGGCGGAGGCGATGCTGTGA
- the mobB gene encoding molybdopterin-guanine dinucleotide biosynthesis protein B: MKLYGITGWKNSGKTGLVERLVAEIAGRGYSVSTIKHAHHSFDVDHPGRDSYRHREAGASEVILASRKRVAQMTELRGAPEPELDDLLARLRPVDLVLVEGYKRARHPKLECHRVETGKGLIASEDDTIRAVASDTSMSLHVPVFNLDDTIRIADFILGEVGLD; encoded by the coding sequence GTGAAGCTGTACGGGATCACGGGCTGGAAGAATTCCGGCAAGACAGGACTGGTCGAACGCCTCGTGGCCGAGATCGCCGGGCGCGGCTATTCGGTCAGCACGATCAAGCACGCGCACCACAGTTTCGACGTGGACCATCCCGGTCGCGATTCCTATCGCCACCGGGAGGCGGGCGCCTCCGAAGTCATCCTCGCGTCGCGCAAGCGCGTGGCCCAGATGACGGAACTGCGCGGCGCGCCCGAGCCGGAGCTGGACGATCTGCTGGCGCGGCTGAGGCCCGTCGACCTGGTTCTGGTGGAGGGCTACAAGCGCGCACGGCATCCAAAGCTCGAATGCCACCGGGTCGAGACGGGCAAGGGCCTGATCGCGTCGGAGGACGACACCATCCGCGCCGTTGCCTCGGACACCTCCATGTCGCTGCATGTTCCGGTGTTCAACCTCGACGACACGATCCGCATCGCGGATTTCATTCTGGGTGAAGTCGGGCTGGACTAG
- a CDS encoding 4-(cytidine 5'-diphospho)-2-C-methyl-D-erythritol kinase: MNGRQVNAFAPAKINLALHVTGQRDDGYHLLDSLVMFADVGDTVRLYDGPEMSLEVTGPRAAGVPADRRNLCWKAAEAFGCAVAMTLDKHLPAAAGIGGGSSDAAAVLRAMEELYGRPAPVDPVTLGADVPVCMVGHAARMNGIGDHVLPLFMAPMYAVLVNPGVEVPTPAVFKALLRKDNPPMSEMPEGGGQAAALDWLRAQRNDLQDPAIALQPVIGEVLAALAAQAGARLVRMSGSGATCFALFDDRPVADAAAAQLQQAHPGWWTAACTLR; encoded by the coding sequence ATGAACGGACGTCAGGTCAACGCCTTCGCTCCGGCGAAGATCAACCTCGCGCTGCACGTGACAGGGCAGAGGGATGACGGCTACCACCTGCTCGACAGCCTCGTGATGTTCGCCGATGTGGGCGACACGGTGCGCCTGTACGACGGGCCCGAGATGTCGCTGGAGGTCACCGGGCCGCGTGCGGCGGGGGTGCCCGCCGACCGGCGGAACCTGTGCTGGAAGGCAGCGGAGGCCTTCGGTTGCGCCGTCGCGATGACACTGGACAAGCACCTGCCGGCGGCGGCGGGGATCGGCGGCGGATCGTCGGACGCGGCGGCGGTGCTGCGGGCGATGGAGGAGCTTTACGGCCGCCCTGCCCCGGTCGATCCGGTGACGCTCGGCGCGGATGTGCCGGTCTGCATGGTGGGACATGCCGCCCGGATGAACGGGATCGGCGACCACGTACTGCCGCTCTTCATGGCGCCGATGTATGCCGTCCTCGTCAATCCGGGGGTGGAGGTCCCAACTCCGGCCGTTTTCAAGGCCCTGTTGCGCAAAGACAACCCACCCATGTCAGAGATGCCGGAGGGCGGCGGCCAAGCCGCCGCGCTCGACTGGCTCCGCGCACAGCGCAACGACCTGCAGGATCCCGCCATCGCGCTGCAGCCGGTGATCGGCGAAGTGCTGGCGGCTCTGGCCGCGCAGGCTGGCGCGCGGCTGGTGCGTATGTCCGGCTCCGGCGCGACCTGCTTTGCGCTGTTCGACGACCGGCCCGTGGCAGATGCCGCGGCGGCGCAGTTGCAGCAGGCACACCCGGGATGGTGGACCGCCGCCTGCACCCTGCGCTGA
- a CDS encoding tetratricopeptide repeat protein yields the protein MDLWAKRIRAGILALAATATAASANGIAGDYLAARQASFLGDFASAAHYYERALAFDPGRAELMERAILAEMSLGNFGKAALLAERMAEGGHESQIAQMAALTTAVDSETFANVIQSIDDKRGIGPLADGLVKAWAQLGAGDMSAALVEFDNVAKMPGLGPFASYHKALALASVGDFESAAAIFDEEEANGMASTRRGVMARAEVMSQLGRSEAAVAMLDENFGADLDPALQQMRDALATGEKLPFTHVRTPKEGIAEVFYTLAGALSNEGSDELTLLYVRMAEYLRPDHVDAILLAGELLSGMGQYELAEQVFEEVPTDDPSRHAAVLGEAEALRDQDKTDQAISVLETLAEQKQDLPVVHTTLGDIFRQEQRYEDAVAAYTKALSLYEEESERLWFLYYARAISYERQEKWEEAEADFRKALDLNPEQPQVLNYLGYSLVEQQRKLDEALNMIERAVAARPNSGYIVDSLGWVLYRLGRYDEAVPHMERAAELMPIDPVVNDHLGDVYWAVGREREAEFMWKRALSFVDWEDAAAEADPERIKRKLAVGLDQVLAEEGAPPLERAEVSD from the coding sequence TTGGACCTTTGGGCAAAGCGCATCCGTGCAGGCATTCTGGCACTGGCCGCAACGGCAACGGCGGCCAGCGCAAACGGCATCGCCGGGGATTACCTCGCCGCACGTCAGGCCAGCTTCCTCGGCGACTTCGCCTCGGCCGCACACTACTACGAACGCGCGCTGGCCTTCGATCCCGGGCGCGCGGAACTGATGGAACGCGCCATCCTGGCGGAGATGTCGCTGGGCAACTTCGGCAAGGCCGCGCTGCTGGCGGAACGCATGGCGGAGGGCGGGCACGAAAGCCAGATCGCCCAGATGGCCGCCCTGACCACCGCCGTGGACAGCGAAACCTTCGCCAACGTCATCCAGTCCATCGACGACAAGCGCGGCATCGGCCCCTTGGCAGACGGTCTCGTGAAAGCCTGGGCACAGCTTGGCGCCGGTGACATGAGCGCGGCCCTGGTCGAATTCGACAACGTCGCCAAGATGCCCGGCCTCGGCCCCTTCGCGTCTTATCACAAGGCGCTGGCCCTCGCCTCGGTGGGCGATTTCGAAAGCGCCGCCGCGATCTTCGACGAAGAAGAGGCGAACGGCATGGCTTCCACCCGCCGCGGCGTCATGGCCCGGGCAGAGGTGATGTCCCAGCTTGGCCGCTCGGAAGCCGCGGTTGCCATGCTGGACGAGAACTTCGGCGCCGATCTGGACCCCGCGCTGCAGCAGATGCGCGACGCGCTGGCGACCGGCGAAAAGCTTCCCTTCACGCATGTCCGCACCCCGAAGGAGGGGATCGCGGAGGTGTTCTATACCCTCGCCGGCGCCCTCTCCAACGAAGGCAGCGACGAGCTGACCCTGCTTTATGTGCGGATGGCAGAATACCTGCGCCCCGATCATGTGGACGCGATCCTGCTGGCAGGCGAACTGCTGTCCGGTATGGGCCAGTACGAACTGGCAGAGCAGGTGTTCGAGGAGGTCCCGACGGACGATCCCTCGCGCCACGCCGCCGTGCTGGGCGAGGCAGAGGCGCTACGCGATCAGGACAAGACCGATCAGGCGATTTCCGTCCTCGAGACACTGGCCGAACAGAAGCAGGACCTGCCAGTGGTGCACACCACGCTCGGCGACATCTTCCGGCAGGAACAGCGCTACGAAGATGCCGTCGCTGCCTACACGAAGGCGCTGTCGCTTTACGAGGAGGAATCCGAACGGCTGTGGTTCCTCTACTACGCCCGCGCGATCAGCTACGAGCGTCAGGAAAAGTGGGAAGAGGCAGAGGCCGATTTCCGCAAGGCACTGGACCTGAACCCGGAGCAGCCGCAGGTGCTGAACTACCTCGGGTATTCGCTGGTGGAACAGCAGCGCAAGCTGGACGAGGCGCTGAACATGATCGAGCGCGCCGTCGCGGCCCGCCCGAACTCCGGCTACATCGTCGACAGCCTCGGCTGGGTGCTCTACCGCCTTGGCCGCTACGACGAAGCCGTGCCGCACATGGAACGCGCCGCCGAACTGATGCCCATCGACCCGGTGGTCAACGATCACCTGGGCGACGTCTACTGGGCCGTCGGGCGGGAGCGTGAGGCAGAGTTCATGTGGAAGCGCGCCCTGTCCTTCGTCGACTGGGAAGACGCCGCCGCAGAGGCCGATCCGGAGCGTATCAAGCGCAAGCTGGCGGTTGGTTTGGATCAGGTCCTTGCCGAAGAAGGCGCGCCGCCGCTGGAGCGCGCCGAGGTGTCGGACTGA
- a CDS encoding PilZ domain-containing protein, which produces MIRKRADRWPSAWGFELCTDDGDFAATIVNVSETGAFAEGRLPLAVGSRVRLMAMRQPVPARVVRVGPRGVALSFDHPLDAAQLQNLRQYRDLSLL; this is translated from the coding sequence ATGATAAGGAAACGTGCAGACCGCTGGCCGAGTGCCTGGGGCTTCGAGTTGTGTACCGATGACGGCGACTTTGCCGCCACCATCGTCAACGTGTCCGAAACCGGCGCCTTCGCAGAGGGGCGCCTCCCCCTTGCCGTGGGCTCCCGGGTCCGGCTGATGGCGATGCGCCAGCCGGTGCCGGCCCGCGTCGTGCGCGTGGGACCACGGGGCGTCGCCCTTTCCTTCGACCACCCGCTGGATGCCGCTCAGCTGCAGAACCTGCGCCAGTACCGCGATCTGAGCCTGCTTTAG
- a CDS encoding electron transfer flavoprotein-ubiquinone oxidoreductase, which produces MSEIEREAMEYDVVIVGGGPAGLSAAIRLKQLDPELSVVLLEKGSEVGAHILSGAVLDTCGLDALIPDWKDKGAPITVPVKKDNFYILGEEGKVRIPNWPMPSLMDNHGKYIVSMGNVCRWMAEQAEELGVEIFPGMACSELVYGDNGEVKGVVAGVFGLEADGSYGPNTEPGMELHGKYVFLAEGVRGSLSKEVIAKYDLSKGKEPQKFGLGMKEIWEIDPAKHREGTVTHTMGWPLGSNAGGGSFIYHLDNNQVYVGFVVHLNYKNPHLYPYMEFQRFKHHPMVAELLAGGKRVAYGARAISEGGYQSMPKMVAPGVALLGCSVGMVNVPRIKGNHNAMLSGKAAAEAAYAAIKADRAGDELTDYETEVRDGAIGKDLKPVRNVKPMWSKWGLTPSLALGGLDMWTNSLFGFSFFGTLGHGKSDAEATGKAADYTPIEYPKPDGKLSFDRLTNVSFSFTNHEESQPAHLKLKDPSVPLKNLETYAGPSQRYCPAGVYEFVEKDGEKQFVINFQNCVHCKTCDIKDPAQNINWTVPQGGDGPNYPNM; this is translated from the coding sequence ATGAGCGAGATCGAGCGCGAAGCGATGGAATACGACGTGGTGATTGTCGGAGGTGGCCCCGCGGGCCTGTCCGCCGCGATCCGCCTCAAGCAGCTCGACCCGGAGCTGTCGGTCGTCCTGCTGGAGAAGGGCTCAGAGGTCGGCGCGCACATCCTGTCGGGTGCGGTGCTGGACACCTGCGGGCTCGATGCGCTGATCCCCGACTGGAAGGACAAGGGCGCGCCGATCACCGTGCCGGTGAAGAAGGACAACTTCTACATCCTGGGCGAAGAGGGCAAGGTTCGTATCCCCAACTGGCCGATGCCCTCGCTGATGGACAACCACGGCAAGTACATCGTGTCGATGGGCAACGTCTGCCGCTGGATGGCGGAGCAGGCCGAGGAACTGGGCGTCGAGATCTTCCCGGGCATGGCGTGTTCTGAACTGGTCTACGGGGACAACGGCGAGGTGAAGGGTGTCGTCGCCGGGGTCTTCGGGCTGGAGGCGGACGGCTCCTACGGGCCTAACACCGAACCGGGGATGGAGCTGCACGGCAAGTACGTCTTCCTGGCGGAAGGCGTGCGCGGCTCGCTCTCGAAAGAGGTGATCGCGAAGTACGACCTCTCGAAGGGCAAGGAGCCGCAGAAGTTCGGCCTTGGCATGAAGGAAATCTGGGAGATCGACCCGGCCAAGCACCGCGAGGGCACCGTCACCCACACGATGGGCTGGCCGCTCGGGTCGAACGCCGGGGGCGGGTCGTTCATCTACCACCTCGACAACAACCAGGTCTATGTCGGTTTCGTGGTGCACCTGAACTACAAGAACCCGCACCTGTATCCTTACATGGAATTCCAGCGCTTCAAGCATCACCCGATGGTGGCCGAGCTGCTGGCAGGCGGCAAGCGCGTGGCCTACGGCGCGCGGGCGATCTCCGAAGGCGGCTACCAGTCGATGCCGAAGATGGTCGCGCCCGGTGTGGCGCTGCTGGGCTGCTCTGTCGGCATGGTCAACGTGCCGCGCATCAAGGGCAACCACAACGCCATGCTTTCGGGCAAGGCCGCGGCCGAGGCGGCCTATGCCGCGATCAAGGCCGACCGTGCGGGCGACGAGCTGACCGACTACGAGACGGAGGTTCGCGACGGCGCCATCGGCAAGGACCTGAAGCCGGTGCGCAACGTGAAGCCGATGTGGTCGAAGTGGGGCCTGACGCCGTCGCTGGCGCTTGGCGGGCTCGACATGTGGACCAACAGCCTGTTCGGCTTCTCGTTCTTCGGCACGCTGGGCCACGGCAAGTCCGACGCTGAAGCGACCGGCAAGGCTGCCGACTACACGCCGATCGAGTATCCCAAGCCCGACGGCAAGCTGTCCTTCGACCGGCTGACCAACGTCTCCTTCTCGTTCACCAACCACGAGGAGAGCCAGCCCGCGCACCTGAAGCTGAAGGACCCGTCCGTGCCGCTGAAAAACCTCGAGACCTACGCGGGGCCGTCGCAGCGGTATTGCCCGGCGGGCGTCTACGAGTTCGTCGAGAAGGACGGCGAGAAGCAGTTCGTCATCAACTTCCAGAACTGCGTGCACTGCAAGACCTGCGACATCAAGGACCCCGCCCAGAACATCAACTGGACGGTGCCGCAGGGGGGCGACGGGCCGAATTATCCGAACATGTGA
- a CDS encoding calcium-binding protein: MPTNGDDNLNGTILGDVIALLEGNDTFHGLDGNDTIDGEAGDDVLWGDLGDDWLKGEEGRDLLLGGEGNDTLEGGLDNDTMDGESGDDLMLGGEGDDWMKGEDGNDTMDGEAGNDTVEGGLGNDWIKGEEGRDLLLGGEGNDTLEGGLDNDTMDGESGDDLMLGGEGDDWMKGEDGNDTMDGEAGNDTVEGGLGNDWIKGEEGRDLLFGGEGNDTLEGGVDNDTMDGESGNDLILGGEGDDWMKGEDGNDTMDGEAGNDLIEGGAGADWIKGEGGNDTLFGGYGDDTLVGGEGADVFVFAQESGFDIVEDFQDGVDKINLTDLWGSAIYITDTADGALVNVEGYDMALFKGVSASELGFDDLVF, from the coding sequence ATGCCGACAAACGGCGACGACAATCTGAATGGGACAATTCTGGGCGATGTCATCGCTCTTCTCGAGGGCAACGACACCTTTCACGGTCTCGACGGCAACGACACGATCGACGGCGAAGCCGGTGACGACGTGCTGTGGGGCGACCTCGGCGACGACTGGCTCAAGGGCGAAGAGGGCCGCGACCTGCTGCTTGGCGGTGAAGGCAACGATACCCTCGAAGGCGGTCTCGACAACGACACCATGGACGGTGAATCCGGCGACGACCTGATGCTTGGCGGCGAGGGCGACGACTGGATGAAGGGCGAAGACGGCAACGACACGATGGATGGCGAAGCCGGGAACGATACCGTGGAAGGCGGCCTCGGCAACGACTGGATCAAGGGCGAAGAGGGCCGTGACCTGCTGCTTGGCGGTGAGGGCAACGACACGCTCGAAGGCGGTCTCGACAACGACACCATGGATGGAGAATCCGGCGACGACCTGATGCTTGGCGGCGAGGGCGACGACTGGATGAAGGGCGAAGACGGCAACGACACCATGGACGGGGAGGCCGGGAACGATACCGTCGAGGGCGGTCTCGGCAACGACTGGATCAAGGGCGAAGAGGGCCGTGACCTGCTGTTTGGCGGTGAGGGCAACGACACGCTCGAAGGCGGTGTCGACAACGACACCATGGACGGCGAATCCGGCAACGACCTCATCCTTGGCGGCGAGGGCGACGACTGGATGAAGGGCGAGGACGGCAACGACACGATGGATGGCGAAGCCGGGAACGACCTGATCGAAGGCGGGGCCGGGGCTGACTGGATCAAGGGCGAAGGCGGCAACGACACCCTGTTCGGGGGCTACGGCGATGATACGCTGGTCGGTGGAGAGGGCGCGGATGTCTTTGTCTTTGCTCAGGAAAGCGGCTTCGACATCGTCGAGGATTTCCAGGATGGCGTCGACAAGATCAACCTGACCGACCTCTGGGGCAGTGCGATCTATATCACCGACACAGCGGATGGGGCGCTGGTCAATGTCGAGGGCTACGACATGGCGCTGTTCAAGGGCGTTTCGGCGTCCGAGCTCGGCTTCGACGACCTCGTCTTCTGA
- the greA gene encoding transcription elongation factor GreA translates to MDKILITRAGFTALETELKQLKSVERPAIIQAISEARELGDLKENAEYHSAREKQGFIEGRIKELESVIGLAEVIDPASLSGSIKFGATVTVVDEDTDEEKTWQIVGEHEASIEKGLLNVKSPIARALIGKEEGDSVEVRTPGGEKSYEILSVSYK, encoded by the coding sequence ATGGACAAGATCCTGATCACCCGCGCGGGCTTCACCGCGCTCGAAACAGAATTGAAACAGCTCAAGTCCGTGGAGCGCCCGGCCATCATTCAGGCTATCTCGGAGGCGCGCGAACTCGGCGACCTCAAGGAGAATGCCGAGTACCATTCCGCGCGCGAAAAGCAGGGATTCATCGAGGGCCGGATCAAGGAACTCGAGAGCGTGATCGGTCTGGCCGAGGTCATCGACCCGGCCTCGCTTTCCGGTTCCATCAAGTTCGGCGCCACCGTGACCGTGGTCGATGAGGACACTGACGAAGAGAAGACCTGGCAGATCGTGGGCGAACACGAGGCCTCGATCGAGAAGGGTCTTTTGAACGTCAAATCGCCCATCGCCCGTGCCCTGATCGGCAAGGAAGAAGGCGACAGCGTCGAAGTGCGCACGCCCGGGGGCGAAAAGTCTTACGAGATCCTTTCGGTCTCCTACAAGTAA